The DNA window GCACAGTTGTCATTGTCCAAGGGCCACCAAATGAGAAGGCACTTACAGCAGAAGAACCATGTGTATTTAAAAGAGCTTGCATGAGTCACTGGCATGTCTTATAACTCCTcaagaaaacacagtgaaaaccactgtcaaaagaacaaaatctcATGTGCCCTTGCTGCATATTCCTACTTTCACAGCACCAGGGCAAGGGAATGATGAGGACAGTTTAGTTAGGTCAAAAAAGCAGCTAAGAGGAGGAGAACTGAAGCAAAATTATgtccttttccttcagaatttAATGACCCATCTAGGAAGCACAAAGCAAAGCTTGTCATCATCGGTGCTAAATGCTTCAGTCTTCTGGCTTGAGCTTAAATGCCAGCTACCACATTTCCCACAGGAGACGAAATTACAGTGTTCGGTGGTTTAAGAACATCTAAGAATCTTCTTTTAATGGCAGCTGCAGAATAGTATTCCTCTGTCTCCCACAAACCTCCTGACCAGCCTAGATGCTGTAAGGCTGAGGCCTGCATCCAAGATGCACAGTTTGAAACTGTACTGACCTGGAATTTCAGTTCAGCATCCTGGTGGCAATGGTCAGGTATGAACGTGAACTTTGGAAAAGGTCAAGGGCGGTTTTGTTTCAGGTTTGTATTTTACATGACAGAAAACATTGACAATAGTACAAATCACTAAATATGTCCATAACGCATCCATAAGTGCCCCATGTGTGCTGCCTCAAATGACAGACCTGCTCTCAAGAGACAACCTATTTAAGAAACCCTGTTAAAAGTCGTAGGCTGATGTAAGGTGTTTTCAGTGAATAGTCTGGGTTTGAGAGCTGCCTGAATGCAGGTGGGTTTTgacttccctcttttttttttttccctaggttCCTTTTGATGATGGGAGTTTTGTTCTGTTGCGGAGCTGGTTTCTTTATCCGAAGACGGATGTACCCTCCTCCATTAGTAGAAGAACCTACTTTTAATGTGTCTTACACCAGACAACCAGTCAACACTGCATCAGGTCAGAGACTGCTCATTATAAAAGTTTCACTAGTTTCTTACATTTGCCAAGGTATTTTAAAAGGGCAGGCTTtgagcttttgtttgtttgggttttgtgaaCTGTGGGATTCCGACAAGGGATTGCACTTGATTAAACCACGCAGCCACCTCCTGTGATGAGTGATGTCTTCAGCCTTTCAAACAGCATTATTCAACTGCAGTGTACAGAAGTGGTTTTGAAACCCAAGATCAGAGGACTTTGAGTTCCCTTCTGTTTTGGTTCCTAATTCCTTTATAGCTGTGCATCCATGCATGGAAGGAGGCTAGCAAGCTCCCCCTTTGCAGTGTAGACAAAATGATAGGTATCCAAAATCAACAGTACTGTGAAGAAAGAGTTTAAATACAACTGATAACATCTGGCAGAGGTGAAGGAAAGCCTAGCGTTTTCTTCCACAGTCTGGCTGTCTTGCAAGTCTTTTTATTTGCCTTCAATGCTCTGTGCTACAGTTTTTCTGTGGCAAAGTGGTCCATCTCCCGTGTTAGTCTGCTTGCTGTCTCTCCAGTCAGTACTGGCTGTGAGCATCAGGAGGATCCTACCTAGTGAGTGCTCCTCTGACAATACCGCTTTCaaagtttgtaattttttcccctctgttaaATAGTTCCAGTTTGGAGAATTCTGCAAAATGTGACTTACCTGTAAGCAGAAGCTGTTTGTGCcttattttaaatgcagctcTCTCTAGTTGAAAGACCTTCTACAGTGCTGAGATTTTATCTGAGTGCACACTCTGGtgctttctttctgaagaaagcaaaactgagaCATTTTTAACTGCTCTCCACATTGCACAAGTCAGTGCTAAAGTGTGCCAGCGAAagcacacacacgcacacatatGCAGGCGTGCTTGGGACACTGGCACTTTTTCTCCCAGACTATCACggaaacaaaactgaatattttgtaATGAGAAGAAGGACCTCTCGGAAAATATGGTACCTAAAACTTCTCTATTGAAAGTCTTCTGAACTATTACATCTCTGTGCAATACTGTGGCTGCGTCAAGACAGCCTCCTTACAAAAGTGTCCTAAACCACCTCCCCCCAGCTTGCTGTGACTATGAGTGTTGtgcagaaatgcagcatttgGGCTCTGACTGCTCCAGTGCCAGCTATTACACATCCATGTGCCTCGTGTAGACTTTGgaaatgttctttctttatCCTTAAGCATGGACTCATAGTGCGTTCCTCTGCCCTCTCTCAGGTCTAAATGGTTAAAAAAGTGTTACAGACACTTTATTCACCCTCCTTGTTTAAATcctaagaggttttttttaggGCTTCTGTTCtgcatctgtttttctccttgacTGAACAGAgagtatttttcagctgtgggGAGAGCCAAGCTAActaaactgatatttttaagcCTGAAAAATAGCCTTGAGATTATGTGAACAGGGAGTGTCTTTGGCTGGATTGGTAAACACTGGATTTAAATTTAGagcactgttttgctttttcatgaTGCTTCATGGAACACAAATCGTggacaaatataaaataaacacaagctCTTTGACCTGTTTATGGCACTTGCTTCCAGACTGTTGTTACTGTTACTTAAAAGCTTTGGGCTCTGAGGCAaccccatctttttttttttattttttatttttagtttttctacTAATCTAGGAATATTCAACAGAAAATTTCCAGGTTTGGTAGCAGTAGCCAATTCACTGTTGAGGTCGATGGAGCCCTTTAAAACATGTTTCATTGCCagtctccttccttctctgcagtgaTAGAAGCAGCGTCTTCTGCCATCCTAGCAGCATCTTCTGCTGGGAATGCTTTTTCTGTGGGCCTGATTGGGAAAATAAATTGAACACCTCACCCACAAGAAGCAGTTTGCAGATCTGGTGGTATCCCTCACTTCAGTCCTGGCCTACGTAGCCCCAAACTGGCAGTTCAGGTGCTGGCACTGGTCAGGTCCCTTTATGGTCACTTACCAAATGCTTGCTCAGCTGATCCCACAAGGACGTTGATATTCagatgttattttcttctgcGTTTAATGAACTGAAAGCTTGGTGTCCAACTTCCCTTGCCTCTCTCCCACCACAGATTCAATATTACATGTAAATTTTAATGTAATGGATATTTTCCTAAAGAGCAAGCTGCAGAAAGCTACCTCAACCTCTCCAATTTCCTATAAAGATGGAAATCAGCaacccagagctgggcaggatTTAACTGTCCATTTAATCAAAAATGCTTAAGAAAAAGGCTACAGAAGAGGGTAATAGCCCAAATTTTGGAGAGGTAAGATTCAGCTCCTGGCTTTTGGACAGGTAagagcccagcctggctctccTGCAGTCATGAACTGGATGCAGAGCAGGGGCTTCTCGTTACTGCAGCAAAGTagggaggctgtggagcagctctCTTCACTCAGacaggcaaaaggaaaaactattGTGATGGTGTgttaaaaattactgtgttaAGAAGGAAATAGCTTCATTCCTGATCTGCTTTCTATCCTCTTTCCTCCTGAGTGTCCAAACACAGCTCCTTTGGCAGACACCTCAGGCTCTGGGACAGTTTGTGTCCATGTTCCCTATCTGATTTTAATATTGTCATAACATGTTTTGGGATTTGGCATGTAACTCTTTCCTGAATGCTTGAGGTTGTAGGAATGCTTAAAGAAGTCTGTATTCCTTCTGTGGCAATACTGAGTCCAAGGTCACAGAAAGGAATGATTGAGGGGGAGATCCCTTAGAGGCTGTGTCATTTTAGGAAACACAGATTAgcatcaaaagaagaaaacttgttGGTCAGACATGATCTTTTTTACTCAGTCCATGTTTATTTAAGTAgacagggagaaagagaagaaaactaatTTACTTCTTAAGATAGAGACAGTCTGTGAATTCAATTGCGTTAGGTCATCTTTACCACCCGCTGTGATATCTGAGGAGGGTTACACACCACCTTGGTTCCTAATGGCAGCAGTCTCTGTTACTCCTCATGTGTCATAGCCAAGGAATTTTGTGTTTGATCATACATTTCCTTTCCATGTCCCTGCAGGCTCAGACGTCATTTCTTAAATTTAATCTGTGCAAAACAATCTTGTCCCATTGTGTTAGCCAGCCGTAACTGGCTTTAACTTGGCCTCTTGCTTCCAAGCTGTATCATGCCTAGAAGGGAAATTTATCTGTTTGAGATGCTTATCAGCAGATCCAGTACAACACAAAATAATCTATGAAGTCCTTTTGTAGACTTGACACCTGAGTCAGGGCCACAGTAGAAACTCCTTTGTCCATCTGGGATCCTAcacctctcctctctgcagacaTAGTAGCTTTTCTGTCAGTGGAACTGAACAGGGAttgctgttttccctttcaaatgGGAGTTGCTTGGACTAGTGGTGCCCTTTGTTTCACTAAGTGATTTCCATTGAATGCAAAATTGAAACTCTTTGGCAATATCTGAAGAAGTGAATGTAGTCCTGCAAGGCTGGGTTTTCTCTGGAAGGGAGAAAGATAACTCCTTGTCTTTACTCTGATgaacactttgaaaaaaacttGAATTTATCCAGGTGCGCAGAGCACGGGCCCTGGGAGACCACAATCTGATGTCACTGCTGTTGTTGAcaccttttctctccttttctttctttcagggTCACAACAACCCGGAGTGCCGTATTACACAGATCCAGGTGGACCTGTGATGAATCCCATGGCTATGGCTTTCCACGTCCAGCCCAATTCCCCACAAGGAAACCCGGTTTACCCACCCCCCCCTTCCTACTGCAACACACCACCTCCCCCATACGAGCAGGTGGTGAAATCCTCCACGTGAGGACTCTGGCTCTCTAACCTGACTGTGCGAGAAGAAGGTGCAATTGCAAAATGACCAAGATGGAGGGCATCTGCCCTTTTGAACACTTGCTAGTTCTCCAagtcctctctccctcccttccctgcaccttTCCTCATTAAAGTTATTTGCAAAGGgggtgatttttaaatttttttcttttgtttttagtAGAAGTGGATTTTTTCATTGTCTTCAAAATGAGAGAAGTTGTCTTTGTAATGCTTTTAATGGAAACCTATATTTAAAACCTGTATGTCTTCCTCTTTATTTATTGTTCATTTTAATCATGGTTTTAATTGCATTGTGGCACATTACTGATAGCAGTTCTTTCTACAGCCCCAGAGTGATGCACCCTCCTAAGAGCCCACAGCAGAAATGCCCTCATCTAAGGGAAATGACAGAGAAAGAGGGTAGAAGTGGTAGGGCAATGCTTTTATCAGAAATTGTGACgaccatatttttcttttatgattttttctTGTACAGTTTGGTTCTGATGTATAACAGAAAGATGCTGCAATAGAAGTTGCTGTGACTAGAGTACCAGCATTAGTTGAGCCATGGCAGGGGCTCTGCCAAGTGCCCTAGAAAAGAGGGAGTCGTTACTTTAAATGATGCATCCAAACTGTGAAGGACTGGGACTTGAGTGTTTCTTGTCCATCACCTGGACTCTGCCTGTGTGATTGGCATCCTGACTCACCTTGTTTTGCCAGCAGTGAGATTGTATGAAACAGATAACCTAAATGTTTGTGGTGAGAGGGAGGTGTCAAAACTTCAGAGCTACTTATGCCTCCTGACAGAAAGGGTAGAAACGCTGAAATCCGTCGGTTTTCTTCCCtaaattggaaaatatttacagtaagAACAGATGGGAGCATAGTTAAAGGTTTACTCCCTTTGATGTTGATGGGAGTTTAGTCCCAGAGACATAGTAGCTTTCATTATAGTCCTACTGCTACCACAAAATGTACCAAGTGGAGCTGTCATCTTCAAGTGACATATCTGTAAATCTGCTCTCCTCTCTAGGTTCTGGCAAATAATAACTTTTTGGGACAGGTGCTTAATAGCATTACTTGACCTGATGCACAGATGGTTTGACTTTCGGTGGCTCAGCTCTTCATGTGTTTTGTTGTGAGTGCTCATGGCCAACTCTGAGTGACCACAGGTGAACAGCTTCAAGTAAACACAGAGCCCCTTTAGCTGTCAGAGCTCTTACACCCCTCTATGTCTAGCAAAAATGCGAAGCTGCTCTGAAACATGACTATGTACTAATGGGACCTTCTCCCTTTGTGCATATTCAGAGTTCGGCCACTGAAGagtgaccaaaaaaaagatGCCAttgcctcctgctgctgaaggacCTGCAAAAATAGTTAGGAGTCCAGTGTGGACCTTTGGGTACCCTGTAAAAGCTTACTCACTGCCAATACACAGACTGCTCCTGTGTCACGCCAGCCAGGGCACAGAGATCACCAGCGTGGTTTGGAGTAATGTGAAGACCTGTGTTGCACAGGGAGCTGAAGCTTTATGGTGGCATTGTTACATGCAAGTGGTTTGTGAGAACTTGTTTCTAGGTGTCAAGCTGAATTTGCAGAGCATCTCTTTTATTGCGAATATGAGTGTCTTAGCAGAAAAACTTCTAAGGGCCACTGTTCCTAAAAGCTGCTGGTGGAGTTAGTGGCCATCTGGAGCAGAGTTAGCTTTGGAGGAGTACGTTCCTGCATACCTGACTTGGATGAACCTGTAACTAAGGCTTTCCCTTACTGTGCATCATAATAAGGGAGAAAGCAAAGTACTTCTGTGTGTGCAGTCAAGGCTTGATAGACACGTAAGAtaacaaaaaagtaaattttctgtATGAATACTAGTTCCATCTGCACACCACAACtgtatatattttctaaatcaGTGTGCATTTGAAGTGTAAAGCTGTGTATGTCACTGAGTATGGTTATGTATACAAGAcgattttttaaaagtaaatccAACCTTTTTCTGTCAATAGAAATGACAACAGACCTCATGTTAGTAGATAGATGTTGTTAAGTCCTTTTATATTATGAAATTTATCTATGACAGCTGGCATTGTCCTGGACACATTGAATAGAAGCCTTTGTACATCGAAATTCAATTTCAGGTGAAGTTTTCTTGAAGTCTGGGTAGTTTATTTCCTAGTGTTGATGGATGAGACCACCTCTTACAACACATGGACTTCTCTGCTAGCAAACTTGCTTGGTGCTTGGTCTTTTCTTGAAAACACAACACCTGTGTGGACATCCATATGAATTACTTTCAGATTGTTTACACGCCTTTCCTCTTGTTGCCTCGCCAATTCCAACAGGATTTTACTTGGCAGTAGTGATGCCCTAggagctgccagctgctgcagctttgctaATGTGAACTGCCCCGTGGTGATTTGGTGCTTCGTCTGTTGTGGTTCTCTGAGTGCATCTACTGTGTCCTTTCTAACACAAAAGAGATTTGGTACCTCGCTGATGAGGCAAGGTGGTGTTTCAACTGCAAAATAAGGTTGGTGCTGGTGGCTGGGAGACTTGGAGATGTGTGGGGCActctcctgccccttcccagagGCACTGGACCTGTATGCAGCTGACTCCCTGCCTGCCTTTGAGATCGCCCCATCTACATCAGGAAAGTGATTTAATGTCTTGTGGCAATCCATTTCCTGGTTCTTTCAGAGGTGTTTGATAcagggaggggggtggggaggggttAAATGCCTTGACAGAACTTGGCCAGAATAGAGATACTTTGGTGGAACCACTGTACCTGGGTGAGGAGCCAGGAACACAAGCAGTAACCCTTTGCGGTCTTCTTCAGTTGCACATACTCAAAATGTGTCTGATGTACCTGTGAGGAGGCACTGAGCAGGTGTGTAAGGAAACCTTTTGAGGTCTTTCTCTGCTGCCGTGACCCTGGCAGCAGTGAGAATGAGAAGGGGGTCAGTCCTCTTCTGCTACAATGAAATCTCCAAGTATACTGTTTTAAAAGGCACTACAAGGGACTATTAGTACATGTTGCCTCTAGCTCTGATGTGGCCTGTGTTTCATCACTTTGGGAAAAGATAATGTAATGAcaaacttcttttgttttgagggtggctttttttcttttcctttagagCCCTGTGACAGCTTACACTGCTGTGACAACAAACAGCTGGGACTACATTTTCCAACAAGCTCTTCAGACCATGTGAAGAAGCAAAGGCAAtactcctcttccttctccacttcaaacaaacaaaaaacccatcCCCAAAACCCTCAGAAGGATTAGCTTTAAATGTATATATCCAAGAAGCCACTTTTTGGCACACAGGTCAGCAAAGAAGCTATAACACTCCTTCACAGACTgaagtgtttggtttttcttttttttattatttctcagATCTAACACTGCTAATTCAGTAGGTGAGAGAAGTGGGCCAGGATGTCTTTGTAGGCCCTGTGCCTGTGGGAGCCCTCCCCCCTAATGCCCTGTCACCACCTGAGCTGTCTTCTGGGCTTTTACAGTTGTACTATTTGGCAGGGAAATGACTACTGAGACACCATGCAGAAGAAGATCTAGCATGAGACAGTTTCTACAAAGCAACTGCCAGATAATAAGGCAATTAAAGAGGAGAGGTGCAACTGGCAGCCACTGTTCCAAGGTACCGTGTGCTGCAAGGTAAAGGGGACAATAGAGAAAGCAGAGGGAACAGTGACAAGCAGCCCTCCGACCCCAACCCCTGTAGATGAAGGTAGCTGCCTTCCCGCACAGATGTGTTACTTTGGCT is part of the Chiroxiphia lanceolata isolate bChiLan1 chromosome 1, bChiLan1.pri, whole genome shotgun sequence genome and encodes:
- the VOPP1 gene encoding vesicular, overexpressed in cancer, prosurvival protein 1 isoform X1, which translates into the protein MKRFQPGVALLLSLLWELQKCWMEESSVAETQLKDVEAEQSCFNPTADPVCAAVCTEAKKHCWYFEGLYPTYYICRSYEDCCGSRCCVRALSIQRLWYFWFLLMMGVLFCCGAGFFIRRRMYPPPLVEEPTFNVSYTRQPVNTASGSQQPGVPYYTDPGGPVMNPMAMAFHVQPNSPQGNPVYPPPPSYCNTPPPPYEQVVKSST
- the VOPP1 gene encoding vesicular, overexpressed in cancer, prosurvival protein 1 isoform X3, which produces MCTEAKKHCWYFEGLYPTYYICRSYEDCCGSRCCVRALSIQRLWYFWFLLMMGVLFCCGAGFFIRRRMYPPPLVEEPTFNVSYTRQPVNTASGSQQPGVPYYTDPGGPVMNPMAMAFHVQPNSPQGNPVYPPPPSYCNTPPPPYEQVVKSST
- the VOPP1 gene encoding vesicular, overexpressed in cancer, prosurvival protein 1 isoform X2, which translates into the protein MKRFQPGVALLLSLLWECTEAKKHCWYFEGLYPTYYICRSYEDCCGSRCCVRALSIQRLWYFWFLLMMGVLFCCGAGFFIRRRMYPPPLVEEPTFNVSYTRQPVNTASGSQQPGVPYYTDPGGPVMNPMAMAFHVQPNSPQGNPVYPPPPSYCNTPPPPYEQVVKSST